One window from the genome of Vibrio vulnificus NBRC 15645 = ATCC 27562 encodes:
- the folA gene encoding type 3 dihydrofolate reductase: MIISMIAAMAKQRIIGKDNQMPWHLPADFAWFKRCTMGKPVVMGRKTYDSIGRPLPGRLNIVISRDESLVIEGVTMANSIAHALALAGNVDEVMIIGGGSIYAECLPKADKLYLTFIDATIDGDTQFPDWGEQWYESHREHYSADEKNGYAMDFVILERENC; encoded by the coding sequence ATGATCATCAGTATGATTGCCGCGATGGCAAAGCAAAGAATCATTGGTAAAGATAACCAGATGCCTTGGCATCTTCCCGCAGATTTTGCTTGGTTCAAACGCTGCACGATGGGGAAACCGGTCGTGATGGGGCGTAAAACGTATGATTCGATCGGACGTCCGTTGCCAGGGCGATTGAATATAGTGATTAGTCGTGACGAAAGCTTGGTTATTGAGGGGGTCACTATGGCCAACTCGATTGCGCATGCCTTAGCGTTAGCGGGGAATGTGGATGAAGTGATGATCATCGGTGGCGGTTCAATTTACGCTGAGTGTTTACCAAAAGCAGACAAACTTTATCTGACGTTTATCGATGCCACTATTGATGGTGATACTCAGTTTCCTGATTGGGGGGAGCAATGGTATGAGAGCCATCGCGAACATTATTCTGCTGATGAGAAAAATGGCTACGCGATGGATTTTGTTATTTTAGAAAGAGAGAATTGCTAG
- a CDS encoding threonine/serine exporter family protein, which translates to MVELMELLVGLLNDMFFAAIPAVGFALVFNVPPRALIYCALGGAIGHGSRYLMMKFGIPIEWATFFAATLVGMIGVYWSRRLLAHPKVFTVAALIPMVPGVFTFKAMIAMVEINHLGYTPELVAVCMENFLKAMFIIAGLAVGLAVPGLLFYRRRPIV; encoded by the coding sequence ATGGTCGAGCTAATGGAATTGCTAGTCGGTTTACTCAACGATATGTTTTTTGCCGCGATTCCTGCGGTTGGGTTTGCATTGGTGTTCAATGTGCCACCGAGAGCGTTAATTTATTGTGCGCTCGGCGGTGCCATTGGTCATGGCAGTCGATATTTAATGATGAAATTTGGCATTCCGATTGAATGGGCGACGTTTTTTGCGGCTACGTTAGTCGGGATGATTGGTGTGTACTGGTCACGGCGTTTGTTGGCGCACCCGAAGGTGTTTACTGTCGCTGCATTGATTCCAATGGTTCCCGGCGTATTCACTTTTAAAGCCATGATCGCAATGGTGGAGATCAATCATCTTGGCTATACCCCAGAGTTGGTGGCGGTTTGTATGGAAAACTTTTTAAAAGCGATGTTCATCATTGCGGGACTGGCGGTTGGCCTTGCCGTTCCTGGGCTGTTATTCTACCGCCGCAGACCAATAGTGTAA
- a CDS encoding threonine/serine exporter family protein, whose product MASTQRAISRLVAQAGQMLLAHGAESTLVGDIMRRIGIASGVSEVEVALSANALVVTTVMDGHCITTTRSCVDRGINMKAVTEIQRICIMMEKGMLDPMMAQRKLNNISPERYNRWLVVFMIGLSCASFARLAGGDWAVFAMTFLASACGMIVRQEIGHRHFNPLLNFAATAFVTTLISAQAVILEIGNLPTVVMASSVLMLVPGFPLINSVADMLKGHINMGIARFVMASLLTLATSLGIVAAMSVTGIWGWSS is encoded by the coding sequence ATGGCATCAACACAGCGAGCCATCTCTCGGCTGGTCGCACAAGCGGGGCAGATGTTATTAGCGCATGGAGCGGAAAGTACCTTGGTGGGCGATATTATGCGCCGCATTGGTATTGCATCTGGCGTCAGTGAAGTCGAAGTGGCGCTCTCTGCCAACGCATTGGTTGTCACCACTGTGATGGATGGTCACTGCATTACCACCACGCGCAGCTGCGTCGATCGTGGTATCAATATGAAAGCGGTCACCGAAATTCAGCGGATTTGCATCATGATGGAAAAAGGGATGCTTGATCCGATGATGGCTCAGAGAAAACTGAATAATATCAGTCCAGAGCGTTACAACCGCTGGTTAGTGGTGTTTATGATCGGCCTCTCTTGCGCCTCTTTTGCTCGTTTAGCGGGGGGAGATTGGGCCGTGTTTGCGATGACATTTTTGGCTTCGGCTTGCGGCATGATCGTTCGTCAAGAAATCGGACATCGTCATTTCAACCCACTCTTGAACTTTGCCGCAACGGCGTTTGTGACCACCCTTATCTCTGCACAAGCGGTCATTCTTGAAATTGGCAACTTGCCGACGGTGGTGATGGCATCTTCTGTGTTAATGCTGGTTCCTGGTTTCCCATTGATTAACTCGGTTGCAGATATGCTGAAAGGCCATATCAATATGGGTATTGCTCGCTTCGTTATGGCGAGTTTACTGACGTTGGCGACCAGCTTAGGGATTGTCGCGGCGATGAGTGTAACGGGTATTTGGGGATGGTCGAGCTAA
- the cgtA gene encoding Obg family GTPase CgtA: protein MKFVDEAVIKVQAGDGGNGVVSFWREKFVTKGGPDGGDGGDGGDVYIQADENLNTLIDYRFQRFYEAERGQNGSGGNCTGKRGKDITLRVPVGTRAVDIHTNETVAEVAEHGKKVMVAKGGWHGLGNTRFKSSVNRAPRQKTMGTKGEIRELRLELLLLADVGMLGLPNAGKSTFIRAVSAAKPKVADYPFTTLIPSLGVVSVVPEKSFVVADIPGLIEGAADGAGLGIRFLKHLERCRVLLHMIDIFPIDQSDPVQNALTIIDELEQYSEKLANKPRWLVFNKVDLVSEEQADEIIQEVIDALGWEEQYFKISAVNRQGTKELCYKLADFMEQLPREEQEVSEEEKVNFMWDYHPDANQGEVITEDDDDDWDDWDDEEDDGHVIYVRE, encoded by the coding sequence ATGAAATTCGTTGATGAAGCGGTAATTAAAGTTCAAGCTGGCGACGGCGGAAACGGTGTTGTAAGTTTCTGGCGTGAAAAATTCGTGACCAAAGGTGGCCCAGATGGTGGCGACGGTGGTGACGGTGGTGATGTATACATCCAAGCTGACGAAAACTTAAATACGCTGATTGACTACCGTTTTCAACGCTTCTATGAAGCGGAGCGTGGCCAAAACGGTAGTGGTGGTAACTGTACCGGTAAACGTGGTAAAGACATTACTTTACGCGTGCCAGTTGGTACACGTGCAGTCGATATTCATACCAATGAAACTGTGGCGGAAGTCGCTGAGCACGGAAAGAAAGTCATGGTCGCCAAAGGCGGCTGGCATGGTTTAGGTAACACGCGTTTTAAATCGTCAGTGAACCGCGCGCCACGTCAGAAAACCATGGGTACAAAAGGTGAGATTCGCGAACTGCGTTTGGAGCTATTGCTATTGGCTGATGTGGGTATGTTAGGTTTGCCGAATGCTGGTAAATCAACCTTTATCCGCGCTGTCTCTGCAGCGAAACCGAAAGTCGCGGATTACCCGTTTACTACCTTGATCCCAAGTCTCGGTGTTGTGAGTGTTGTTCCTGAGAAAAGCTTTGTTGTTGCTGATATTCCAGGGTTGATTGAAGGTGCGGCTGATGGCGCTGGTTTGGGGATTCGTTTCCTTAAACACTTAGAACGTTGTCGTGTACTGCTGCATATGATCGATATTTTCCCAATTGATCAATCGGATCCTGTACAAAATGCGCTGACCATCATTGATGAGTTAGAGCAATACAGCGAGAAATTGGCCAATAAACCTCGTTGGTTAGTATTTAACAAGGTGGATCTTGTTAGTGAAGAGCAAGCGGATGAGATCATTCAAGAAGTGATTGATGCGCTAGGCTGGGAAGAGCAATACTTCAAGATCTCAGCGGTGAATCGCCAGGGTACTAAAGAGCTTTGTTACAAACTCGCTGACTTTATGGAACAGTTGCCACGTGAAGAGCAAGAAGTCTCTGAAGAAGAGAAAGTGAACTTCATGTGGGATTACCATCCAGATGCAAATCAAGGCGAAGTTATCACTGAAGATGATGACGACGACTGGGATGACTGGGACGATGAAGAAGATGACGGTCACGTTATCTACGTTCGTGAGTAA
- the rpmA gene encoding 50S ribosomal protein L27 produces the protein MAHKKAGGSTRNGRDSESKRLGVKRFGGESVLAGNIIVRQRGTQFHAGNNVGLGKDHTLFALTDGKVKFEVKGPKNRKFVSIEAE, from the coding sequence ATGGCACACAAAAAAGCTGGTGGTTCTACTCGTAACGGCCGCGACTCAGAAAGCAAACGTCTGGGTGTAAAACGTTTTGGTGGTGAATCTGTTCTTGCAGGTAACATCATCGTTCGTCAACGCGGTACTCAGTTCCACGCTGGTAACAACGTTGGCCTAGGTAAAGACCACACTCTATTCGCTCTAACTGACGGTAAAGTTAAGTTCGAAGTGAAAGGTCCTAAAAACCGTAAATTCGTAAGCATCGAAGCTGAGTAA
- the rplU gene encoding 50S ribosomal protein L21 codes for MYAVFQSGGKQHRVSEGQTLRLEKLDVETGATVEFDKVLLVANGEDIKVGAPLVEGGKVVAEVVQHGRGDKVKIVKFRRRKHSRKQQGHRQWFTEVKITGINA; via the coding sequence ATGTACGCTGTTTTCCAATCTGGTGGTAAACAACACCGTGTAAGCGAAGGTCAAACTCTTCGTTTAGAGAAATTAGACGTTGAAACTGGTGCAACTGTTGAATTTGATAAAGTTCTTCTTGTTGCTAACGGCGAAGACATCAAAGTTGGTGCTCCTCTAGTAGAGGGCGGTAAAGTAGTTGCTGAAGTTGTACAACACGGTCGTGGCGATAAAGTTAAAATCGTTAAGTTCCGTCGTCGTAAGCACTCTCGTAAGCAACAAGGTCACCGTCAGTGGTTCACGGAAGTGAAAATCACTGGTATCAACGCGTAA
- the ispB gene encoding octaprenyl diphosphate synthase encodes MDFKTIQALTADDMAKVNETIQAQLNSDVSLINQLGFYIISGGGKRLRPLLAVLSARALGYQGNAHTTAAAFIEFIHTATLLHDDVVDESDMRRGKATANAAFGNAASVLVGDFIYTRSFQMMTELGSMKILKLMSDAVNIIAEGEVLQLMNCNDPDTTEESYMQVIYSKTARLFEAATQIGAILNDAPAEVETALQNYGKYLGTAFQLIDDVMDYTSDGEEMGKNVGDDLAEGKPTLPLLHAMRHTNAENAQMIREAIENANGMERLDDILAVMQQAGSLTYTEAKAMEEADKAIAELQVLPESEYKQALIALAHMAVKRSK; translated from the coding sequence ATGGATTTTAAAACTATCCAAGCGCTTACTGCCGATGACATGGCAAAAGTGAATGAAACAATTCAAGCCCAACTCAATTCTGATGTCTCTTTAATCAATCAACTTGGTTTTTATATCATCAGTGGTGGTGGCAAACGTCTTCGCCCTCTTTTGGCCGTGCTTTCAGCGCGAGCGTTAGGCTATCAGGGTAATGCTCACACAACCGCAGCCGCTTTCATCGAGTTTATTCATACCGCAACCTTGCTGCACGATGATGTGGTGGATGAGTCTGATATGCGTCGTGGCAAAGCCACCGCTAACGCTGCCTTTGGCAACGCTGCCAGCGTTTTGGTTGGCGACTTCATCTACACACGCTCCTTTCAGATGATGACAGAACTAGGATCCATGAAGATCCTGAAGCTCATGAGCGATGCCGTTAACATCATTGCAGAAGGGGAAGTATTGCAGTTAATGAACTGTAACGATCCTGATACCACTGAAGAAAGCTACATGCAGGTGATCTACTCTAAGACCGCACGCCTGTTTGAAGCCGCAACGCAGATTGGGGCCATACTCAATGATGCTCCCGCGGAAGTCGAAACCGCACTGCAAAATTATGGCAAGTATCTCGGTACCGCATTTCAGTTGATCGATGATGTGATGGATTACACCTCAGATGGCGAAGAAATGGGCAAAAACGTTGGGGATGATCTCGCTGAAGGCAAACCTACTCTGCCCTTGTTACATGCGATGCGTCATACCAATGCAGAAAACGCGCAGATGATCCGCGAAGCGATCGAGAATGCCAATGGGATGGAACGTCTAGATGACATTCTGGCTGTAATGCAACAAGCAGGTTCGTTGACCTATACTGAAGCAAAAGCAATGGAAGAAGCCGATAAGGCCATCGCGGAATTACAGGTATTACCTGAGTCTGAATACAAGCAAGCATTGATTGCACTTGCACATATGGCAGTCAAGCGCAGCAAATAG
- the mdh gene encoding malate dehydrogenase codes for MKVAVIGAAGGIGQALALLLKNRLPAGSDLALYDIAPVTPGVAADLSHIPTPVSIKGYAGEDPTPALEGADVVLISAGVARKPGMDRADLFNVNAGIVKSLAERIAVVCPNACIGIITNPVNTTVPIAAEVLKKAGVYDKRKLFGVTTLDVIRSETFVAELKGQDPGEVRVPVIGGHSGVTILPLLSQVEGVEFSDEEIAALTKRIQNAGTEVVEAKAGGGSATLSMGQAACRFGLALVKALQGEEVIEYAYVEGNGEHASFFAQPVKLGKEGVEEILPYGELSDFEKAALDGMLETLNSDIQIGVDFVK; via the coding sequence ATGAAAGTAGCTGTTATTGGTGCCGCAGGTGGCATCGGTCAAGCCCTAGCTCTTTTACTGAAAAACCGCCTTCCAGCGGGTTCTGATTTAGCCCTATATGATATTGCTCCGGTTACTCCGGGTGTTGCTGCAGACCTAAGCCACATCCCAACCCCCGTTTCGATCAAAGGTTATGCCGGTGAAGATCCAACGCCAGCACTAGAAGGTGCTGATGTGGTTCTTATTTCTGCCGGTGTTGCGCGTAAACCAGGTATGGATCGTGCGGATCTATTTAATGTCAATGCTGGTATCGTCAAATCACTTGCTGAGCGCATTGCCGTGGTTTGTCCGAATGCTTGTATTGGTATCATCACCAACCCTGTGAACACCACTGTGCCAATTGCAGCAGAAGTTCTGAAAAAAGCGGGCGTTTATGACAAGCGTAAACTTTTTGGTGTGACGACGTTGGATGTGATCCGTTCAGAAACGTTTGTTGCTGAGCTGAAAGGTCAAGATCCAGGTGAAGTTCGTGTACCAGTGATCGGCGGTCACTCTGGTGTGACGATTCTGCCTCTTCTTTCTCAAGTGGAAGGTGTCGAGTTTAGCGACGAAGAAATCGCAGCCCTAACCAAACGTATCCAAAATGCAGGTACTGAAGTGGTTGAAGCGAAAGCGGGTGGCGGCAGTGCAACACTTTCAATGGGTCAGGCTGCGTGTCGTTTTGGTCTTGCACTCGTGAAAGCACTACAAGGTGAAGAAGTGATCGAATACGCTTACGTTGAAGGTAACGGTGAGCATGCTAGCTTCTTTGCACAGCCAGTGAAACTTGGCAAAGAGGGTGTTGAAGAGATCCTACCTTACGGTGAGCTAAGTGATTTCGAAAAAGCAGCTCTCGATGGCATGCTAGAAACGCTTAACAGTGACATTCAAATTGGCGTGGACTTCGTAAAGTAA
- the argR gene encoding transcriptional regulator ArgR, with amino-acid sequence MRPSEKQDNLVRAFKALLKEERFGSQGEIVEALKQEGFENINQSKVSRMLTKFGAVRTRNAKMEMVYCLPTELGVPTVSSSLRELVLDVDHNQALVVIHTGPGAAQLIARMLDSLGKSEGILGVVAGDDTIFITPTLTITTEQLFKSVCELFEYAG; translated from the coding sequence ATGCGCCCATCAGAAAAACAAGACAACCTAGTACGCGCTTTTAAAGCTTTATTGAAAGAAGAACGCTTTGGTTCTCAAGGTGAAATTGTTGAAGCCCTGAAACAAGAAGGCTTTGAAAACATTAACCAATCTAAAGTTTCTCGCATGCTGACCAAGTTTGGTGCCGTTCGTACCCGCAATGCGAAAATGGAAATGGTTTACTGCCTACCCACCGAACTGGGCGTTCCGACCGTCAGCAGTTCTTTGCGTGAATTGGTTTTAGATGTTGACCATAACCAAGCATTAGTGGTCATCCATACTGGCCCAGGAGCGGCACAGCTTATTGCCCGTATGCTCGATTCTCTTGGTAAATCGGAAGGCATCCTTGGCGTGGTGGCGGGTGATGACACCATCTTCATTACCCCTACCCTAACAATCACGACAGAACAACTGTTCAAATCGGTCTGCGAATTGTTTGAATACGCGGGCTAA
- a CDS encoding TAXI family TRAP transporter solute-binding subunit, which produces MALNTLIKVGAIAAAVMGAGAVHAQEFITIGTGSVTGVYYPTGGAICKLVNKDRKDHNIRCSVESTGGSIYNVNTIRSGELDFGIVQSDWQYHGYKGTSKFEEQGPYTKLRAMFSLHTEPFNIIARSDAGIDKLEDLKGKRVNIGNPGSGDHATMSVVMDAMGWNNDSFKLASELKGSERSQALCDNKIDAFIYMVGHPNGSIKEATTSCDAKLVSATGPQIDKIVADNPYYAYSTVPAGMYRGTDKDVKSFGVAATLVTTADVSDDVAYNVAKAVFENFDTFKRLHPAFATLKKEDMVSAGISIPLHPGAVKYYKEVGLLK; this is translated from the coding sequence ATGGCATTAAATACGCTGATTAAAGTGGGTGCAATTGCTGCTGCCGTTATGGGCGCAGGTGCGGTTCACGCTCAAGAATTTATTACGATTGGTACAGGTTCAGTGACGGGTGTTTACTACCCTACGGGTGGCGCCATCTGTAAACTGGTCAACAAAGATCGTAAAGATCACAATATCCGTTGTTCTGTAGAATCAACGGGCGGTTCGATCTACAACGTCAATACCATCCGCTCTGGCGAGTTGGACTTTGGTATTGTTCAGTCTGACTGGCAATACCATGGCTACAAAGGCACTAGTAAATTTGAAGAGCAAGGCCCTTACACTAAGCTGCGTGCCATGTTCTCTCTTCATACCGAACCTTTTAACATCATTGCACGCTCTGACGCAGGCATCGACAAGCTTGAAGATCTGAAAGGCAAGCGCGTCAACATCGGTAACCCTGGCTCGGGCGATCACGCAACGATGAGCGTGGTGATGGATGCTATGGGTTGGAACAACGACAGCTTCAAGCTAGCATCAGAGCTAAAAGGTTCTGAGCGTTCGCAAGCCCTATGTGACAACAAGATCGACGCGTTCATTTACATGGTTGGTCACCCAAACGGCTCAATCAAAGAAGCGACTACCTCTTGTGACGCAAAATTGGTGTCCGCGACAGGTCCACAGATCGACAAAATTGTTGCTGACAACCCATACTATGCTTACAGCACCGTGCCTGCTGGTATGTACCGTGGCACTGATAAAGACGTGAAGAGCTTTGGTGTAGCGGCAACGCTTGTCACCACTGCCGATGTGTCTGACGACGTGGCTTACAACGTGGCGAAAGCGGTATTCGAGAACTTCGATACCTTCAAACGTCTACACCCTGCGTTTGCTACCCTTAAGAAAGAGGATATGGTGAGCGCTGGTATTTCTATCCCACTACACCCAGGTGCAGTGAAATACTACAAAGAAGTGGGTCTGCTGAAATAA
- a CDS encoding TRAP transporter permease encodes MTTNTTPSQDVQEMVAQADTGARNPAGLQGRILWFVPLCWSLFQLWYASPLPFIFDFAVLNDTQARAVHLTFAIFLAFTAYPALKSSPREHIPALDWVLALLGSFSASYIYIFYTELAGRSGAPTTMDVAVAVTGMVLLLEATRRALGPPLMLVAALFLFYTFAGPYMPDVIAHKGASINKAMSHLWLTTEGVFGVALGVSTSFVFLFVLFGAMLERAGAGAYFIKVAFSLLGHMRGGPAKAAVVASGLSGLVSGSSIANVVTTGTFTIPLMKRVGFPGTKAGAVEVAASTNGQLTPPIMGAAAFLMVEYVGISYVEVIKAAILPALISYIALIYIVHLEACKAGMTGLPRRHNPTMLQSLLSFTGTILGLCVVSAVVYYGIGWTKDVFGDAATPMVSIALLVAYVGLVKISAHHAQDGALEIDAELTEVPDPGPTIKSGLHFLLPIVVLVWCLTVERFSPGLSAFWATVFMIFILLTQRPLMALMNKSDDIAQQTKAGWTDLLESLVSGARNMIGIGVATAAAGTVVGVVTLTGIGLVMTDFVEFISGGSVIMMLIFTAVISLILGMGLPTTANYIVVSTLMAPVIVTLGAQHGLIIPLIAVHLFVFYFGILADDTPPVGLAAFAAAAIAKSDPIRTGIQGFAYDIRTAILPFMFVFNTQLLLMGIDTWWHLLLTILSSIIAMLIFSAATQGWWFTKNKWWETLLLLILTFSFFRPGFWWDMIYPAKVLSPGIEIEQITQKLDVGQSLELRVAGTNLEGDFTEKTVRLPFDDNATTALERLQSMGLSLVEDQGKMLVDMVEFDSPAEASGIDFDWEIKWVVEEADRPMKEWVFVPCLLILIFMAANQKRRIRSQIIQA; translated from the coding sequence ATGACGACGAATACCACTCCGTCACAAGATGTGCAAGAAATGGTGGCTCAAGCCGATACTGGCGCACGTAACCCGGCAGGGTTACAGGGACGAATCCTTTGGTTTGTTCCTCTTTGCTGGTCATTGTTTCAATTATGGTACGCTTCACCGCTGCCGTTTATTTTCGATTTCGCCGTTCTTAATGACACGCAGGCACGAGCTGTACATTTAACCTTTGCTATCTTTCTTGCTTTCACTGCTTACCCTGCACTGAAAAGCTCACCTAGAGAGCACATCCCTGCCCTCGATTGGGTATTGGCTTTACTCGGCAGTTTCTCTGCTTCCTACATCTACATCTTCTACACCGAGCTTGCTGGCCGTTCAGGCGCTCCAACGACGATGGATGTTGCGGTAGCAGTCACTGGCATGGTGCTGTTGCTTGAAGCCACTCGTAGAGCGTTGGGCCCTCCTTTAATGCTCGTGGCCGCTCTTTTTCTCTTTTATACCTTTGCCGGTCCCTACATGCCGGATGTCATTGCCCATAAAGGGGCAAGCATCAACAAAGCGATGTCCCATTTATGGTTGACCACGGAAGGCGTGTTCGGTGTTGCTCTTGGCGTATCCACCTCGTTTGTGTTCTTGTTTGTACTCTTTGGTGCCATGCTGGAACGCGCAGGTGCGGGGGCATACTTTATTAAAGTGGCCTTCTCATTGCTCGGCCATATGCGTGGTGGGCCGGCCAAAGCGGCCGTGGTCGCCTCCGGTTTATCAGGGCTTGTTTCTGGTTCTTCCATCGCCAACGTGGTCACCACGGGTACCTTTACGATTCCCTTAATGAAGCGGGTTGGATTCCCAGGAACAAAGGCTGGCGCCGTCGAGGTGGCAGCATCAACCAATGGGCAATTAACGCCGCCGATCATGGGAGCTGCAGCTTTCTTGATGGTGGAATATGTCGGTATTTCTTACGTTGAAGTCATTAAAGCGGCCATTCTGCCGGCCTTAATTTCTTATATTGCGCTGATTTATATTGTTCACTTAGAAGCCTGCAAAGCGGGCATGACAGGCTTACCTCGACGCCACAATCCAACCATGCTGCAAAGCTTGCTCTCCTTTACGGGAACGATTTTAGGATTGTGTGTCGTCAGTGCGGTGGTTTACTACGGCATCGGTTGGACCAAGGATGTCTTTGGCGATGCCGCGACACCAATGGTGAGCATTGCCTTACTTGTTGCCTACGTAGGCTTAGTCAAAATTTCCGCCCATCATGCGCAAGATGGCGCCTTGGAGATCGATGCAGAACTGACCGAAGTGCCCGACCCAGGACCGACGATCAAATCGGGTTTGCACTTCCTGCTTCCGATTGTTGTGCTTGTTTGGTGTCTCACCGTTGAGCGCTTTTCTCCTGGCCTTTCAGCGTTTTGGGCCACGGTGTTCATGATCTTTATTCTTCTCACTCAACGTCCTTTGATGGCGTTGATGAACAAGAGTGACGACATTGCGCAGCAAACCAAGGCTGGTTGGACAGATCTGTTAGAGAGCTTAGTATCGGGCGCTCGCAATATGATTGGCATCGGTGTCGCAACCGCTGCTGCGGGTACCGTCGTCGGCGTGGTGACCCTAACCGGGATCGGTTTGGTCATGACCGATTTTGTTGAGTTCATTTCCGGCGGCAGCGTGATCATGATGCTGATCTTCACCGCAGTGATCAGCTTGATCCTTGGTATGGGGCTTCCTACAACCGCGAACTACATTGTGGTGTCGACCTTGATGGCGCCAGTGATCGTCACGCTAGGCGCTCAGCACGGCTTGATCATTCCACTTATCGCCGTCCACCTGTTTGTGTTCTATTTTGGTATTTTGGCCGATGACACCCCTCCAGTTGGCTTAGCTGCGTTTGCTGCAGCTGCGATTGCGAAATCCGACCCGATCCGTACCGGTATCCAAGGGTTTGCCTACGACATTCGTACCGCTATCTTGCCATTCATGTTTGTCTTCAATACTCAGCTCTTGTTGATGGGCATTGATACTTGGTGGCACTTGCTATTAACGATACTCTCCTCGATTATCGCCATGCTGATCTTCTCCGCGGCCACACAAGGCTGGTGGTTCACCAAAAACAAATGGTGGGAAACGCTGTTACTGCTCATACTTACGTTCTCGTTCTTCCGTCCAGGCTTCTGGTGGGACATGATTTACCCAGCCAAAGTTCTTTCACCAGGTATTGAGATAGAGCAAATCACTCAGAAGCTAGATGTAGGACAATCACTGGAGCTTCGTGTAGCTGGTACCAATCTAGAAGGTGATTTCACTGAAAAGACGGTCCGTTTGCCTTTTGATGATAATGCGACAACCGCACTTGAACGTCTTCAGTCGATGGGGCTTTCCCTCGTTGAAGATCAAGGCAAGATGCTGGTTGATATGGTTGAATTTGACAGCCCTGCTGAAGCCTCCGGTATCGATTTCGATTGGGAAATCAAATGGGTGGTAGAAGAAGCAGATCGACCAATGAAAGAATGGGTGTTTGTCCCTTGTTTGCTGATCCTTATTTTCATGGCAGCAAATCAGAAACGCCGAATTCGATCTCAAATCATTCAAGCGTAA
- a CDS encoding universal stress protein — MYKQILVPVDLNDKGFSDRAVELAVWHARQANAQLHLLNVLPGIHMSMVASYFPKDAAQKMKQDVVQQLKNFADQHIADEIVYKVHVAEGKPYATILEYAEKLGADLIIMPSHKRSKIDKVVLGSVASKVVENSPINVLVVKPQA, encoded by the coding sequence ATGTACAAACAGATTCTTGTTCCCGTCGATCTGAACGATAAAGGTTTTTCAGATAGAGCCGTTGAGCTCGCGGTGTGGCACGCGCGCCAAGCCAATGCTCAATTACATTTGCTCAACGTATTGCCCGGCATTCACATGTCGATGGTGGCGAGCTACTTCCCTAAAGATGCGGCACAGAAAATGAAACAAGATGTGGTGCAACAACTTAAGAACTTTGCTGATCAACACATCGCCGATGAAATTGTCTACAAGGTCCATGTTGCCGAAGGCAAACCTTACGCCACTATCTTAGAGTACGCTGAAAAGCTGGGGGCTGATTTGATTATCATGCCAAGCCACAAACGCTCAAAAATCGATAAAGTGGTGCTCGGTTCCGTCGCCAGTAAAGTGGTTGAGAACTCACCCATTAACGTATTGGTGGTCAAACCGCAAGCTTAG